The following are encoded in a window of Chlorocebus sabaeus isolate Y175 chromosome 10, mChlSab1.0.hap1, whole genome shotgun sequence genomic DNA:
- the ECEL1 gene encoding endothelin-converting enzyme-like 1 isoform X2, giving the protein MEPPYSLTAHYDEFQEVKYVSRCGAGGARGASLPPGFPLGAARSATGARSGLPRWNRREVCLLSGLVFAAGLCAILAAMLALKYLGPVAAGGGACPEGCPERKAFARAARFLAANLDASIDPCQDFYSFACGGWLRRHAIPDDKLTYGTIAAIGEQNEERLRRLLARPGGGPGGAAQRKVRAFFRSCLDMREIERLGPRPMLEVIEDCGGWDLGGAEERPGVAARWDLNRLLYKAQGVYSAAALFSLTVSLDDRNSSRYVIRIDQDGLTLPERTLYLAQDEESEKILAAYRVFMERVLSLLGADAVEQKAQEILQVEQRLANITVSEYDDLRRDVSSMYNKVTLGQLQKITPHLRWKWLLDQIFQEDFSEEEEVVLLATDYMQQVSQLIRSTPRRVLHNYLVWRVVVVLSEHLSPPFREALHELAREMEGSDKPQELARVCLGQANRHFGMALGALFVHEHFSAASKAKVQQLVEDIKYILGQRLEELDWMDAETRAAARAKLQYMMVMVGYPDFLLKPDAVDKEYEFEVHEKTYFKNILNSIRFSIQLSVKKIRQEVDKSTWLLPPQALNAYYLPNKNQMVFPAGILQPTLYDPDFPQSLNYGGIGTIIGHELTHGYDDWGGQYDRSGNLLHWWTEASYTRFLRKAECIVRLYDNFTVYNQRAYQKWVREHGPEHPLPRLKYTHDQLFFIAFAQNWCIKRRSQSIYLQVLTDKHAPEHYRVLGSVSQFEEFGRAFHCPKDTPMNPAHKCSVW; this is encoded by the exons ATGGAGCCCCCGTATTCGCTGACAGCGCACTACGATGAGTTCCAAGAGGTCAAGTACGTGAGCCGCTGCGGTGCGGGGGGCGCGCGCGGGGCCTCCCTGCCCCCGGGCTTCCCGTTGGGTGCTGCGCGCAGCGCCACCGGGGCCCGGTCCGGACTGCCGCGCTGGAACCGGCGCGAGGTGTGCCTGCTGTCGGGGCTGGTGTTCGCCGCCGGCCTCTGCGCCATCCTGGCGGCTATGCTGGCTCTCAAGTACCTGGGCCCGGTCGCGGCCGGCGGCGGCGCCTGTCCCGAGGGCTGCCCTGAGCGCAAGGCCTTCGCGCGTGCCGCTCGCTTCCTAGCCGCCAACCTGGACGCCAGCATCGACCCATGCCAGGACTTCTACTCATTCGCCTGCGGTGGCTGGCTGCGGCGCCATGCCATCCCCGACGACAAGCTCACCTATGGCACCATCGCGGCCATCGGCGAGCAGAACGAGGAGCGCCTGCGGCGCCTGCTGGCGCGGCCCGGGGGTGGGCCGGGCGGCGCGGCCCAGCGCAAGGTTCGCGCCTTCTTCCGCTCCTGCCTAGACATGCGCGAGATCGAGCGACTGGGCCCGCGGCCCATGCTGGAGGTAATCGAGGACTGCGGGGGCTGGGACTTGGGTGGCGCAGAGGAGCGTCCGGGGGTCGCTGCGCGATGGGACCTCAACCGGCTGCTGTACAAGGCGCAGGGCGTGTACAGCGCCGCCGCGCTCTTCTCGCTCACGGTCAGCCTGGACGACAGGAACTCCTCGCGCTACGTCATCCGC ATTGACCAGGATGGGCTCACCCTGCCAGAGAGGACCCTGTACCTAGCTCAGGATGAGGAGAGTGAGAAG ATCCTGGCAGCATACAGGGTGTTCATGGAGCGagtgctcagcctcctgggtgcgGATGCTGTGGAACAGAAGGCCCAGGAGATCCTGCAGGTGGAGCAGCGACTGGCCAAC ATCACTGTGTCAGAGTATGATGACCTACGGCGAGATGTCAGCTCCATGTACAACAAGGTGACGCTGGGGCAGCTGCAGAAGATCACCCCCCAT TTGCGGTGGAAGTGGCTGCTAGACCAGATCTTCCAGGAGGACTTctcagaggaagaggaggtggtgCTGCTGGCGACAGACTACATGCAGCAGGTGTCCCAGCTCATCCGCTCCACACCCCGCCG GGTCCTGCACAACTACCTGGTGTGGCGTGTGGTGGTGGTTCTGAGTGAGCATCTGTCCCCGCCATTCCGTGAGGCGCTGCATGAGCTGGCACGGGAGATGGAGGGCAGTGACAAGCCACAGGAGCTGGCCCGGGTCTGCCTGGGCCAGGCCAACCGCCACTTTGGCATGGCGCTTGGTGCCCTCTTTGTACACGAGCACTTCTCAGCTGCCAGCAAAGCCAAG GTGCAGCAGCTGGTGGAAGACATCAAGTACATCCTGGGCCAGCGGCTGGAGGAGCTGGACTGGATGGATGCTGAGACCAGGGCTGCCGCTCGGGCCAAG CTCCAGTACATGATGGTGATGGTCGGCTACCCAGACTTCCTGCTGAAACCTGATGCTGTGGACAAGGAATATGAG TTTGAGGTCCACGAGAAGACCTACTTCAAGAACATCTTGAACAGCATCCGGTTCAGCATCCAGCTGTCAGTTAAGAAGATTCGGCAGGAGGTGGACAAGTCCAC GTGGCTACTCCCGCCACAGGCGCTCAATGCCTACTATCTACCCAACAAGAACCAAATGG TGTTCCCCGCGGGCATCCTGCAGCCCACCCTGTATGACCCTGACTTCCCACA GTCTCTCAACTACGGGGGCATCGGTACCATCATTGGACATGAGCTGACCCATGGCTACGATGACTGGG GGGGCCAGTATGACCGCTCAGGGAACCTGCTGCACTGGTGGACCGAGGCCTCCTACACCCGCTTCCTGCGAAAGGCCGAGTGCATCGTCCGTCTCTATGACAACTTCACTGTCTACAACCAGCGG GCCTATCAGAAGTGGGTGCGGGAGCACGGCCCAGAGCACCCTCTGCCCCGGCTCAAGTACACACATGACCAGCTCTTCTTCATTGCCTTTGCCCAG AACTGGTGCATCAAGCGGCGGTCTCAGTCCATCTACCTTCAGGTGCTGACCGACAAGCATGCCCCTGAGCACTACAG GGTTCTGGGCAGTGTGTCCCAGTTTGAGGAGTTCGGCCGGGCTTTCCACTGTCCCAAGGACACGCCCATGAACCCTGCCCACAAGTGTTCCGTGTGGTGA
- the ECEL1 gene encoding endothelin-converting enzyme-like 1 isoform X3, protein MEPPYSLTAHYDEFQEVKYVSRCGAGGARGASLPPGFPLGAARSATGARSGLPRWNRREVCLLSGLVFAAGLCAILAAMLALKYLGPVAAGGGACPEGCPERKAFARAARFLAANLDASIDPCQDFYSFACGGWLRRHAIPDDKLTYGTIAAIGEQNEERLRRLLARPGGGPGGAAQRKVRAFFRSCLDMREIERLGPRPMLEIDQDGLTLPERTLYLAQDEESEKILAAYRVFMERVLSLLGADAVEQKAQEILQVEQRLANITVSEYDDLRRDVSSMYNKVTLGQLQKITPHLRWKWLLDQIFQEDFSEEEEVVLLATDYMQQVSQLIRSTPRRVLHNYLVWRVVVVLSEHLSPPFREALHELAREMEGSDKPQELARVCLGQANRHFGMALGALFVHEHFSAASKAKVQQLVEDIKYILGQRLEELDWMDAETRAAARAKLQYMMVMVGYPDFLLKPDAVDKEYEFEVHEKTYFKNILNSIRFSIQLSVKKIRQEVDKSTWLLPPQALNAYYLPNKNQMVFPAGILQPTLYDPDFPQSLNYGGIGTIIGHELTHGYDDWGGQYDRSGNLLHWWTEASYTRFLRKAECIVRLYDNFTVYNQRVNGKHTLGENIADMGGLKLAYHAYQKWVREHGPEHPLPRLKYTHDQLFFIAFAQNWCIKRRSQSIYLQVLTDKHAPEHYRVLGSVSQFEEFGRAFHCPKDTPMNPAHKCSVW, encoded by the exons ATGGAGCCCCCGTATTCGCTGACAGCGCACTACGATGAGTTCCAAGAGGTCAAGTACGTGAGCCGCTGCGGTGCGGGGGGCGCGCGCGGGGCCTCCCTGCCCCCGGGCTTCCCGTTGGGTGCTGCGCGCAGCGCCACCGGGGCCCGGTCCGGACTGCCGCGCTGGAACCGGCGCGAGGTGTGCCTGCTGTCGGGGCTGGTGTTCGCCGCCGGCCTCTGCGCCATCCTGGCGGCTATGCTGGCTCTCAAGTACCTGGGCCCGGTCGCGGCCGGCGGCGGCGCCTGTCCCGAGGGCTGCCCTGAGCGCAAGGCCTTCGCGCGTGCCGCTCGCTTCCTAGCCGCCAACCTGGACGCCAGCATCGACCCATGCCAGGACTTCTACTCATTCGCCTGCGGTGGCTGGCTGCGGCGCCATGCCATCCCCGACGACAAGCTCACCTATGGCACCATCGCGGCCATCGGCGAGCAGAACGAGGAGCGCCTGCGGCGCCTGCTGGCGCGGCCCGGGGGTGGGCCGGGCGGCGCGGCCCAGCGCAAGGTTCGCGCCTTCTTCCGCTCCTGCCTAGACATGCGCGAGATCGAGCGACTGGGCCCGCGGCCCATGCTGGAG ATTGACCAGGATGGGCTCACCCTGCCAGAGAGGACCCTGTACCTAGCTCAGGATGAGGAGAGTGAGAAG ATCCTGGCAGCATACAGGGTGTTCATGGAGCGagtgctcagcctcctgggtgcgGATGCTGTGGAACAGAAGGCCCAGGAGATCCTGCAGGTGGAGCAGCGACTGGCCAAC ATCACTGTGTCAGAGTATGATGACCTACGGCGAGATGTCAGCTCCATGTACAACAAGGTGACGCTGGGGCAGCTGCAGAAGATCACCCCCCAT TTGCGGTGGAAGTGGCTGCTAGACCAGATCTTCCAGGAGGACTTctcagaggaagaggaggtggtgCTGCTGGCGACAGACTACATGCAGCAGGTGTCCCAGCTCATCCGCTCCACACCCCGCCG GGTCCTGCACAACTACCTGGTGTGGCGTGTGGTGGTGGTTCTGAGTGAGCATCTGTCCCCGCCATTCCGTGAGGCGCTGCATGAGCTGGCACGGGAGATGGAGGGCAGTGACAAGCCACAGGAGCTGGCCCGGGTCTGCCTGGGCCAGGCCAACCGCCACTTTGGCATGGCGCTTGGTGCCCTCTTTGTACACGAGCACTTCTCAGCTGCCAGCAAAGCCAAG GTGCAGCAGCTGGTGGAAGACATCAAGTACATCCTGGGCCAGCGGCTGGAGGAGCTGGACTGGATGGATGCTGAGACCAGGGCTGCCGCTCGGGCCAAG CTCCAGTACATGATGGTGATGGTCGGCTACCCAGACTTCCTGCTGAAACCTGATGCTGTGGACAAGGAATATGAG TTTGAGGTCCACGAGAAGACCTACTTCAAGAACATCTTGAACAGCATCCGGTTCAGCATCCAGCTGTCAGTTAAGAAGATTCGGCAGGAGGTGGACAAGTCCAC GTGGCTACTCCCGCCACAGGCGCTCAATGCCTACTATCTACCCAACAAGAACCAAATGG TGTTCCCCGCGGGCATCCTGCAGCCCACCCTGTATGACCCTGACTTCCCACA GTCTCTCAACTACGGGGGCATCGGTACCATCATTGGACATGAGCTGACCCATGGCTACGATGACTGGG GGGGCCAGTATGACCGCTCAGGGAACCTGCTGCACTGGTGGACCGAGGCCTCCTACACCCGCTTCCTGCGAAAGGCCGAGTGCATCGTCCGTCTCTATGACAACTTCACTGTCTACAACCAGCGG GTGAACGGGAAACACACGCTTGGGGAGAACATCGCAGATATGGGTGGCCTCAAGCTGGCCTACCAC GCCTATCAGAAGTGGGTGCGGGAGCACGGCCCAGAGCACCCTCTGCCCCGGCTCAAGTACACACATGACCAGCTCTTCTTCATTGCCTTTGCCCAG AACTGGTGCATCAAGCGGCGGTCTCAGTCCATCTACCTTCAGGTGCTGACCGACAAGCATGCCCCTGAGCACTACAG GGTTCTGGGCAGTGTGTCCCAGTTTGAGGAGTTCGGCCGGGCTTTCCACTGTCCCAAGGACACGCCCATGAACCCTGCCCACAAGTGTTCCGTGTGGTGA
- the ECEL1 gene encoding endothelin-converting enzyme-like 1 isoform X1, which translates to MEPPYSLTAHYDEFQEVKYVSRCGAGGARGASLPPGFPLGAARSATGARSGLPRWNRREVCLLSGLVFAAGLCAILAAMLALKYLGPVAAGGGACPEGCPERKAFARAARFLAANLDASIDPCQDFYSFACGGWLRRHAIPDDKLTYGTIAAIGEQNEERLRRLLARPGGGPGGAAQRKVRAFFRSCLDMREIERLGPRPMLEVIEDCGGWDLGGAEERPGVAARWDLNRLLYKAQGVYSAAALFSLTVSLDDRNSSRYVIRIDQDGLTLPERTLYLAQDEESEKILAAYRVFMERVLSLLGADAVEQKAQEILQVEQRLANITVSEYDDLRRDVSSMYNKVTLGQLQKITPHLRWKWLLDQIFQEDFSEEEEVVLLATDYMQQVSQLIRSTPRRVLHNYLVWRVVVVLSEHLSPPFREALHELAREMEGSDKPQELARVCLGQANRHFGMALGALFVHEHFSAASKAKVQQLVEDIKYILGQRLEELDWMDAETRAAARAKLQYMMVMVGYPDFLLKPDAVDKEYEFEVHEKTYFKNILNSIRFSIQLSVKKIRQEVDKSTWLLPPQALNAYYLPNKNQMVFPAGILQPTLYDPDFPQSLNYGGIGTIIGHELTHGYDDWGGQYDRSGNLLHWWTEASYTRFLRKAECIVRLYDNFTVYNQRVNGKHTLGENIADMGGLKLAYHAYQKWVREHGPEHPLPRLKYTHDQLFFIAFAQNWCIKRRSQSIYLQVLTDKHAPEHYRVLGSVSQFEEFGRAFHCPKDTPMNPAHKCSVW; encoded by the exons ATGGAGCCCCCGTATTCGCTGACAGCGCACTACGATGAGTTCCAAGAGGTCAAGTACGTGAGCCGCTGCGGTGCGGGGGGCGCGCGCGGGGCCTCCCTGCCCCCGGGCTTCCCGTTGGGTGCTGCGCGCAGCGCCACCGGGGCCCGGTCCGGACTGCCGCGCTGGAACCGGCGCGAGGTGTGCCTGCTGTCGGGGCTGGTGTTCGCCGCCGGCCTCTGCGCCATCCTGGCGGCTATGCTGGCTCTCAAGTACCTGGGCCCGGTCGCGGCCGGCGGCGGCGCCTGTCCCGAGGGCTGCCCTGAGCGCAAGGCCTTCGCGCGTGCCGCTCGCTTCCTAGCCGCCAACCTGGACGCCAGCATCGACCCATGCCAGGACTTCTACTCATTCGCCTGCGGTGGCTGGCTGCGGCGCCATGCCATCCCCGACGACAAGCTCACCTATGGCACCATCGCGGCCATCGGCGAGCAGAACGAGGAGCGCCTGCGGCGCCTGCTGGCGCGGCCCGGGGGTGGGCCGGGCGGCGCGGCCCAGCGCAAGGTTCGCGCCTTCTTCCGCTCCTGCCTAGACATGCGCGAGATCGAGCGACTGGGCCCGCGGCCCATGCTGGAGGTAATCGAGGACTGCGGGGGCTGGGACTTGGGTGGCGCAGAGGAGCGTCCGGGGGTCGCTGCGCGATGGGACCTCAACCGGCTGCTGTACAAGGCGCAGGGCGTGTACAGCGCCGCCGCGCTCTTCTCGCTCACGGTCAGCCTGGACGACAGGAACTCCTCGCGCTACGTCATCCGC ATTGACCAGGATGGGCTCACCCTGCCAGAGAGGACCCTGTACCTAGCTCAGGATGAGGAGAGTGAGAAG ATCCTGGCAGCATACAGGGTGTTCATGGAGCGagtgctcagcctcctgggtgcgGATGCTGTGGAACAGAAGGCCCAGGAGATCCTGCAGGTGGAGCAGCGACTGGCCAAC ATCACTGTGTCAGAGTATGATGACCTACGGCGAGATGTCAGCTCCATGTACAACAAGGTGACGCTGGGGCAGCTGCAGAAGATCACCCCCCAT TTGCGGTGGAAGTGGCTGCTAGACCAGATCTTCCAGGAGGACTTctcagaggaagaggaggtggtgCTGCTGGCGACAGACTACATGCAGCAGGTGTCCCAGCTCATCCGCTCCACACCCCGCCG GGTCCTGCACAACTACCTGGTGTGGCGTGTGGTGGTGGTTCTGAGTGAGCATCTGTCCCCGCCATTCCGTGAGGCGCTGCATGAGCTGGCACGGGAGATGGAGGGCAGTGACAAGCCACAGGAGCTGGCCCGGGTCTGCCTGGGCCAGGCCAACCGCCACTTTGGCATGGCGCTTGGTGCCCTCTTTGTACACGAGCACTTCTCAGCTGCCAGCAAAGCCAAG GTGCAGCAGCTGGTGGAAGACATCAAGTACATCCTGGGCCAGCGGCTGGAGGAGCTGGACTGGATGGATGCTGAGACCAGGGCTGCCGCTCGGGCCAAG CTCCAGTACATGATGGTGATGGTCGGCTACCCAGACTTCCTGCTGAAACCTGATGCTGTGGACAAGGAATATGAG TTTGAGGTCCACGAGAAGACCTACTTCAAGAACATCTTGAACAGCATCCGGTTCAGCATCCAGCTGTCAGTTAAGAAGATTCGGCAGGAGGTGGACAAGTCCAC GTGGCTACTCCCGCCACAGGCGCTCAATGCCTACTATCTACCCAACAAGAACCAAATGG TGTTCCCCGCGGGCATCCTGCAGCCCACCCTGTATGACCCTGACTTCCCACA GTCTCTCAACTACGGGGGCATCGGTACCATCATTGGACATGAGCTGACCCATGGCTACGATGACTGGG GGGGCCAGTATGACCGCTCAGGGAACCTGCTGCACTGGTGGACCGAGGCCTCCTACACCCGCTTCCTGCGAAAGGCCGAGTGCATCGTCCGTCTCTATGACAACTTCACTGTCTACAACCAGCGG GTGAACGGGAAACACACGCTTGGGGAGAACATCGCAGATATGGGTGGCCTCAAGCTGGCCTACCAC GCCTATCAGAAGTGGGTGCGGGAGCACGGCCCAGAGCACCCTCTGCCCCGGCTCAAGTACACACATGACCAGCTCTTCTTCATTGCCTTTGCCCAG AACTGGTGCATCAAGCGGCGGTCTCAGTCCATCTACCTTCAGGTGCTGACCGACAAGCATGCCCCTGAGCACTACAG GGTTCTGGGCAGTGTGTCCCAGTTTGAGGAGTTCGGCCGGGCTTTCCACTGTCCCAAGGACACGCCCATGAACCCTGCCCACAAGTGTTCCGTGTGGTGA